One window from the genome of Anticarsia gemmatalis isolate Benzon Research Colony breed Stoneville strain chromosome 8, ilAntGemm2 primary, whole genome shotgun sequence encodes:
- the LOC142975083 gene encoding uncharacterized protein LOC142975083 translates to MRNFVRSSVILLYIATTIAAPSPASSATSDNDLEKKEPTTHELLSSLGLKKLRIPAAHHRKRLAEQGRRHATGDSRMYVIKLPPNTSYYSHADPAPAAARTLPLQMTSNGKPARVYHWNIPVLQKFAKNRPQARFDDDIVDVESTPTWPKVNNHPNSLDALAYYVPAKKTSFRKYFSGNGKPKSFYVIEKNKKSAEYHKLLP, encoded by the coding sequence ATCATCGGTTATCTTGCTGTACATCGCGACAACAATAGCAGCACCATCACCAGCGTCATCAGCAACTTCTGACAATGACCTGGAGAAGAAAGAACCGACTACACACGAACTTCTCAGCTCTCTCGGCCTCAAGAAACTGCGGATACCGGCCGCACACCATAGGAAACGACTAGCGGAACAAGGCAGGAGGCATGCTACTGGAGACTCGAGGATGTATGTGATAAAACTGCCGCCTAATACGAGTTACTACAGTCATGCGGACCCCGCGCCGGCTGCAGCAAGGACATTACCTCTTCAGATGACTAGTAACGGCAAACCAGCAAGAGTGTATCATTGGAACATTCCTGTTCTACAAAAGTTCGCCAAAAACCGTCCTCAAGCGAGGTTTGATGACGATATTGTTGATGTCGAAAGCACGCCAACATGGCCGAAAGTAAACAACCACCCGAATTCACTTGACGCTTTGGCATACTACGTGCCGGCGAAGAAGACgtcttttagaaaatatttctccGGTAATGGAAAGCCTAAATCCTTCTACGTTATCGAGAAGAATAAGAAGTCTGCTGAGTACCACAAACTGCTGCcgtaa